CTGTTGCCCAGCATGATACCGGCACATCCTGCAATCACGATACTGGATATTTCCAGTGTACCATGAATCCATATGACCAATATAGATTTAATGCCCAGGCCATGTGAGAAAAAAATATACTGAAACACGCCCAGCATCACACCGTTGCGGATCAGCAGGTATAACGTGCCTACGCCCAGGAAGATGCCGCCTACAAAACACAGGAAGGAAACCTGGATATTATTTTTTGCAATCCAAAGGAACATCAGGAGCGGGTTCCCGCCTTTGTATACCCCAAAAGGATCGTTGTTGGCAATATTTCGTTCCGTCATATTCACATATTCATCTCCCAATACACCCCGAACAAAGGTTTCATCATGTGCAGAAGAAAAAGCACCGATGATACAAAAGAGCAGGAAAAAACATAAAGTAAACAACAGCAACCGGTGATATTTACGGAACAGCAAGGGCAGTTCGTACCGGAAGAATAATTGAAAGCGGCCCACATCTTCTTTGCGGTGCTGGTAAATACGTTGATAAATACCTGCTGCCAGGCCATTGATATAACGGGTAACCTTACTGAAACTGTAGAACGTTTTTGCATAAGACAAGTCATCCA
The Chitinophaga sp. MM2321 DNA segment above includes these coding regions:
- a CDS encoding stage II sporulation protein M — protein: MRESLFIKKNLSRWKQYQEEPTDDPDEMAERFVSVLDDLSYAKTFYSFSKVTRYINGLAAGIYQRIYQHRKEDVGRFQLFFRYELPLLFRKYHRLLLFTLCFFLLFCIIGAFSSAHDETFVRGVLGDEYVNMTERNIANNDPFGVYKGGNPLLMFLWIAKNNIQVSFLCFVGGIFLGVGTLYLLIRNGVMLGVFQYIFFSHGLGIKSILVIWIHGTLEISSIVIAGCAGIMLGNSLLFPGTRPRLDSLRKGAKDGIKIMVTLMPILTVAAFLEGFVTRYTEMPLLLSILILLVSLTFILGYFIFYPIYLHRKGYSLSTTGKVIIPFTRSKQQP